The proteins below are encoded in one region of Triticum aestivum cultivar Chinese Spring chromosome 1B, IWGSC CS RefSeq v2.1, whole genome shotgun sequence:
- the LOC123086272 gene encoding uncharacterized protein, translated as MATKSTQRTGPSFFNFLKEGLLLPTRNRRLFLAVYAIIIASTALLLLGGDLAVQPLADEIQLDAKALNSTDPGSPDFAKLVQEIQDDTKALLLVGAGYLLLAVVVSSAVRIVLLFAAVSTYSGEEQHATLGLGALLGKAKGPLITLAFVYVLEIVCTVLLAFVGALLGVLMVMLKQYFAVLLLASILILAAATVFLVYFSFLCSFSIVVAVAEPGCHGAAALGKAWRLAKGKRRQVVLYVAVTGALAAVLSPVHTLARTCAGDHSVALGLLLGFVYAALMALVQLFAVCTMTAFYYERKENSENQLGATGYAKLSTEEATA; from the coding sequence ATGGCAACCAAATCGACTCAAAGAACGGGACCTTCATTCTTCAACTTCCTAAAGGAAGGCCTCCTGCTCCCGACCCGCAACCGGAGGCTCTTCTTGGCGGTCTACGCCATCATCATCGCCTCCACCGCGCTGCTCCTCCTCGGCGGCGACCTCGCCGTCCAGCCCCTCGCCGACGAGATCCAGCTCGACGCCAAGGCGCTGAACAGCACCGACCCCGGCAGCCCGGACTTTGCCAAGCTCGTGCAGGAGATCCAGGATGACACCAAGGCGCTCCTGCTCGTGGGCGCGGGGTACCTCCTGCTCGCTGTCGTCGTCAGCTCGGCCGTCCGGATCGTCCTCCTCTTCGCCGCCGTCTCGACGTACTCCGGCGAGGAGCAGCACGCTACCTTGGGCTTGGGTGCGCTCCTGGGGAAAGCCAAGGGCCCTCTGATCACGCTCGCCTTCGTCTACGTcctggagatcgtctgcaccgtGCTTCTGGCGTTCGTGGGCGCGCTTCTCGGCGTCCTCATGGTCATGCTGAAGCAGTACTTCGCGGTGCTCCTCCTGGCGTCAATTCTAATCCTCGCTGCGGCCACCGTCTTCCTCGTGTACTTCTCTTTCCTGTGCTCTTTCAGCATCGTCGTGGCGGTGGCCGAGCCCGGCTGCCACGGCGCGGCGGCGCTAGGCAAGGCGTGGAGGCTGGCCAAGGGGAAGAGGAGGCAGGTCGTGCTGTACGTCGCCGTTACCGGTGCCCTGGCCGCCGTCTTATCGCCGGTGCACACGCTCGCAAGGACATGCGCGGGTGATCATAGCGTCGCGCTTGGGCTGCTCCTGGGTTTTGTGTACGCGGCTCTGATGGCACTCGTGCAGTTGTTCGCCGTCTGCACCATGACCGCGTTCTACTACGAGCGCAAAGAGAACAGCGAGAACCAGTTGGGGGCTACTGGATACGCCAAGTTGTCCACGGAAGAAGCAACCGCTTGA